From the Burkholderia glumae LMG 2196 = ATCC 33617 genome, one window contains:
- a CDS encoding ABC transporter permease — MSRAAVSSRIDAARARVSPSPARRVWRRFRGQRLGYWSFVVFVVAFAVALAAPLWSNDRPLVVRYDGHYYFPIVKDYAETTFGGDFPTPADYLDPYVRGKLEAPGNFVLYPPNHYSATTLNYFSALPNPAPPSRDNWLGTDAQGRDLLARLVYGFAVSVEFALVLTLIGTVLGIAAGAVQGFYGGRIDIVGQRLIEIWSSMPELYLLIIFASIFEPSFLLLIVLLSLFGWVGLADYVRAEFLRNRTQDYVRAARAIGLTNWQIIWRHVLPNSLTPVITFLPFRMSGSILALTSLDFLGLGVPPPTPSLGELLAQGKANLDAWWISLATFAVLVFTLLLLTFMGDALRNALDSRIADTSRAAGGVR, encoded by the coding sequence GTGAGCCGAGCCGCCGTTTCCTCCCGGATCGACGCCGCCCGCGCGCGCGTCTCGCCATCGCCCGCGCGCCGCGTCTGGCGGCGTTTTCGCGGCCAGCGCCTCGGCTACTGGAGCTTCGTGGTGTTCGTGGTGGCATTCGCCGTCGCGCTGGCCGCGCCGCTCTGGTCGAACGACCGGCCGCTGGTGGTGCGCTACGACGGGCACTATTATTTCCCGATCGTGAAGGACTACGCCGAGACCACCTTCGGCGGGGACTTCCCGACCCCGGCCGATTATCTCGACCCTTATGTGCGCGGCAAGCTCGAGGCGCCCGGCAACTTCGTGCTGTATCCGCCGAACCATTATTCGGCCACCACGCTCAACTATTTCTCGGCGCTGCCGAACCCGGCGCCGCCGTCGCGCGATAACTGGCTCGGCACCGACGCGCAGGGCCGCGACCTGCTCGCGCGGCTGGTGTACGGCTTCGCCGTGTCGGTGGAGTTCGCGCTGGTGCTGACGCTGATCGGCACCGTCCTCGGCATCGCGGCCGGCGCCGTGCAAGGCTTCTACGGCGGGCGCATCGACATCGTCGGGCAGCGTCTGATCGAGATCTGGAGCTCGATGCCCGAGCTCTACCTGCTGATCATCTTCGCGTCGATCTTCGAGCCGAGCTTCTTGCTGCTGATCGTGCTGCTGTCGCTGTTCGGCTGGGTCGGCCTTGCCGACTACGTGCGCGCCGAGTTCCTGCGCAACCGCACCCAGGACTACGTGCGTGCCGCGCGCGCGATCGGCCTCACCAACTGGCAGATCATCTGGCGCCACGTGCTGCCCAACAGCCTCACGCCCGTGATCACGTTCCTGCCGTTTCGCATGAGCGGCTCGATCCTCGCGCTGACCAGCCTCGACTTCCTCGGGCTCGGCGTGCCGCCGCCCACGCCGAGCCTCGGCGAACTGCTCGCGCAGGGCAAGGCGAACCTCGACGCCTGGTGGATCTCGCTTGCGACCTTCGCGGTGCTGGTGTTCACGCTGCTGCTGCTGACCTTCATGGGCGACGCGCTGCGCAATGCGCTCGACTCGCGCATCGCCGATACCTCGCGCGCGGCGGGAGGCGTGCGATGA
- a CDS encoding ABC transporter ATP-binding protein, translating into MTRPSKPSAKPPRKVGRAPDDAPPTAAPTPDAVSGAPARAGGEAPSHDAGAVPLLSIEHLRVAFGETLAVDDVSLTVGRGERVALVGESGSGKSVTALAILRLLREAEQSGTIRFDGAELGAKSERAMRGLRGAEIAMIFQEPMSALNPLYTIGDQIMETIVLHDGVSQREARARAIALLGRTGIAEAERRVDSYPHQLSGGQRQRAMIAMALACRPRLLLADEPTTALDVTIRAQIVELLLDLQRDAEHGRGMAILLITHDLNLVRRFAQRVAVMEKGRLVESGPVERIFAEPDHPYTRRLLDSRPRRTAAPVLPIAPVVLDAREVTVVYRHKLPGIGGWFRSGQFTAVERASVSVRQGETLGVVGESGSGKSTLAMALLGLQRTAGGSIEFDGRPLASWCGTEARTLRSRLQVVFQDPFGSLSPRYTIERIVGEGLELHRPELSAEARRERVIAVLREVGLDRTVLHRYPHEFSGGQRQRVAIARALVLEPRVLVLDEPTSALDVSIQQQVLKLLAGLQRKYNLAYLFISHDLEVIGAMAHRVAVMQGGVIVETGDVEKIFTAPSHPYTRKLLAAVEGRNLPQ; encoded by the coding sequence ATGACGCGGCCGTCGAAGCCATCGGCCAAGCCGCCGCGCAAGGTGGGCCGCGCCCCGGACGACGCGCCGCCGACCGCGGCACCGACGCCGGACGCGGTGTCCGGCGCGCCCGCCCGGGCGGGCGGCGAGGCACCCAGCCACGACGCCGGCGCCGTGCCGCTGCTGTCGATCGAGCACCTGCGCGTTGCGTTCGGCGAGACGCTGGCCGTCGACGACGTCTCGTTGACGGTGGGCCGCGGCGAGCGCGTGGCGCTGGTCGGCGAATCGGGTTCGGGCAAGAGCGTCACGGCGCTCGCCATCCTGCGGCTGCTGCGCGAGGCCGAGCAGAGCGGCACGATCCGCTTCGACGGCGCCGAGCTCGGCGCGAAGAGCGAACGCGCGATGCGCGGGCTGCGCGGCGCCGAGATCGCGATGATCTTCCAGGAGCCGATGAGCGCGCTGAACCCGCTCTATACGATCGGCGACCAGATCATGGAAACCATCGTGCTGCACGACGGCGTCTCGCAGCGCGAGGCGCGGGCGCGGGCGATCGCGCTGCTGGGACGCACCGGCATCGCCGAGGCCGAACGCCGCGTCGACAGCTATCCGCACCAGCTCTCGGGCGGCCAGCGCCAGCGCGCGATGATCGCGATGGCGCTGGCCTGCCGGCCGCGCCTGCTGCTCGCCGACGAGCCCACCACGGCGCTCGACGTCACGATCCGCGCGCAGATCGTCGAACTGCTGCTCGACCTGCAGCGCGACGCGGAGCACGGCCGCGGCATGGCGATCCTGCTGATCACGCACGATCTGAACTTGGTGCGGCGTTTCGCGCAGCGCGTCGCCGTGATGGAGAAGGGGCGTCTGGTCGAGAGCGGGCCGGTCGAGCGGATCTTCGCCGAGCCCGATCATCCCTACACGCGCCGGCTGCTCGACAGCCGGCCGCGGCGCACCGCCGCGCCGGTGCTGCCGATCGCGCCGGTGGTGCTCGACGCGCGCGAGGTGACGGTGGTCTACCGGCACAAGCTGCCCGGCATTGGCGGCTGGTTCCGCAGCGGGCAGTTCACCGCGGTCGAGCGCGCCAGCGTGTCGGTGCGGCAGGGAGAGACGCTGGGCGTGGTCGGCGAATCTGGCTCGGGCAAGTCGACGCTGGCGATGGCGCTGCTGGGCCTGCAGCGGACCGCCGGCGGCAGCATCGAATTCGACGGCCGGCCGCTCGCGAGCTGGTGCGGCACCGAGGCGCGCACGCTGCGGTCGCGGCTGCAGGTGGTGTTCCAGGACCCGTTCGGCTCGCTGTCGCCGCGCTACACCATCGAGCGCATCGTCGGCGAGGGGCTCGAGCTGCACCGGCCCGAGCTGTCGGCCGAGGCGCGCCGCGAGCGCGTGATTGCGGTGCTGCGCGAGGTCGGGCTCGACCGCACGGTGTTGCATCGCTATCCGCACGAGTTTTCGGGCGGCCAACGGCAACGTGTCGCGATTGCTCGCGCGCTGGTGCTGGAGCCGCGCGTGCTGGTGCTCGACGAGCCCACCAGCGCGCTCGACGTGTCGATCCAGCAACAGGTGCTCAAGCTGCTCGCGGGCCTGCAGCGCAAGTACAACCTCGCCTACCTGTTCATCAGCCACGACCTCGAGGTGATCGGCGCGATGGCGCACCGGGTGGCGGTGATGCAGGGCGGGGTGATTGTCGAAACCGGTGATGTGGAGAAAATTTTCACGGCACCGTCACACCCGTACACGCGCAAGTTGCTGGCTGCCGTCGAGGGGCGGAACCTGCCCCAATGA
- a CDS encoding C40 family peptidase has translation MQYRSITQVCRRAVAGLFFGALMAATSGAFADEAGSLNQNVALSPQSVPTPSVLNAQPSAPSGGARSFLSGMAGKAGDVVVGALNMIGVRYRWGGNSPDSGLDCSGFVRYVFQDTLGMSLPRRAEEMSRVGEKVRMSELKPGDLVFFNTMRRTFSHVGIYIGDNKFVHSPSTGSTIRVDDLESSYWEKRFTGARRLESEFPTKPDELRQRVSATINGNPSDFNPGN, from the coding sequence ATGCAGTACCGATCCATCACTCAGGTTTGCAGGCGCGCTGTCGCCGGGTTGTTTTTTGGCGCTCTGATGGCTGCAACTTCCGGCGCGTTCGCCGACGAAGCAGGCAGCTTGAATCAGAACGTCGCATTGTCGCCACAGTCCGTGCCGACGCCCTCCGTCCTCAATGCCCAGCCGAGCGCCCCGAGCGGCGGCGCGCGTTCGTTCCTGTCCGGCATGGCCGGCAAGGCGGGCGACGTGGTGGTCGGTGCGCTGAACATGATCGGCGTACGCTACCGCTGGGGTGGCAATTCACCCGATTCCGGGCTCGATTGCAGCGGCTTCGTGCGCTACGTGTTCCAGGACACGCTGGGCATGTCGCTGCCGCGCCGCGCCGAGGAGATGAGCCGCGTCGGCGAGAAGGTTCGCATGAGCGAGCTGAAGCCGGGCGATCTCGTGTTCTTCAACACGATGCGCCGCACCTTCTCACACGTCGGCATCTACATCGGCGATAACAAGTTCGTGCACTCGCCGTCCACCGGCAGCACGATCCGCGTCGACGATCTCGAAAGCAGCTACTGGGAAAAGCGTTTCACCGGGGCTCGCCGGCTCGAGTCGGAGTTCCCGACCAAGCCCGACGAACTGCGCCAGCGCGTGAGCGCGACTATCAACGGCAATCCGTCCGACTTCAATCCCGGCAACTGA
- a CDS encoding patatin-like phospholipase family protein, protein MSSSPRLSRRHFSLAAMSASLAACTSFGGKTSPPAATATRRPLKIGIALGGGAARGFAHIGVLKALEARNVQIDLVAGTSAGSVVGALYASGMNAFEINKLALTMDEASISDWALPWRSRGLLMGVALQNYINKTLNNRPIEKMAKPLGIVATDLQNGQPILFQRGNTGLAVRASSSVPSVFEPVRIGTREYVDGGLVSPVPASFARKMGADFVIAVDISARPEGAPTQNPIELLLQTFTIMGQTIKAYELDKYADVVIRPNLAEMSASDFMQRNAAILAGEEAAAKLMPELQGKLAAAAARAAG, encoded by the coding sequence ATGTCGTCGTCCCCTCGCCTGTCCCGCCGCCACTTCTCGCTCGCCGCGATGTCCGCCTCGCTGGCCGCCTGCACGTCGTTCGGCGGCAAGACCTCGCCGCCCGCGGCCACCGCCACGCGCCGGCCGCTGAAGATCGGCATCGCGCTCGGCGGCGGCGCCGCGCGCGGCTTCGCGCACATCGGCGTGCTGAAGGCGCTCGAGGCGCGCAACGTCCAGATCGACCTCGTGGCCGGCACCAGCGCCGGCTCGGTGGTGGGCGCGCTCTACGCCTCCGGCATGAACGCATTCGAGATCAACAAGCTCGCGCTGACCATGGATGAAGCCTCGATCAGCGACTGGGCGCTGCCGTGGCGCTCGCGCGGGCTGCTGATGGGCGTGGCGCTGCAGAACTACATCAACAAGACGCTGAACAACCGGCCGATCGAGAAAATGGCCAAGCCGCTCGGCATCGTCGCCACCGATCTGCAGAACGGCCAGCCGATCCTGTTCCAGCGCGGCAACACGGGCCTCGCCGTGCGAGCGTCGAGCAGCGTGCCGTCGGTGTTCGAGCCGGTGCGGATCGGCACGCGTGAATACGTGGACGGCGGCCTCGTGAGCCCGGTGCCGGCCTCGTTCGCGCGCAAGATGGGCGCCGATTTCGTGATCGCCGTGGACATCTCGGCCCGCCCCGAGGGCGCACCGACGCAGAATCCGATCGAACTGCTGCTGCAGACCTTCACGATCATGGGCCAGACCATCAAGGCCTACGAACTCGACAAGTACGCCGACGTGGTGATCCGCCCGAATCTGGCCGAGATGAGCGCAAGCGATTTCATGCAGCGCAACGCGGCGATCCTGGCCGGCGAGGAAGCGGCCGCGAAGCTCATGCCGGAGTTGCAGGGCAAGCTGGCGGCCGCCGCGGCACGCGCCGCGGGCTGA
- a CDS encoding c-type cytochrome: protein MMKRAGGGKRLGRLVGVLVVGALALFWVLTSPVTWRLTRPQRDAVSAAPADLRNGRTLFLAGDCATCHASPNRHDDTLLGGGRTLRTAFGTFRMPNISPDVKDGIGAWTLDQFITAMREGVLPDKGNAYPAFPYTSYQHMTADDLRDLFAYLKTLPPVPGRQPGHDLRFPFSIRRGIGLWRLAFLSGQPLPVEAGKSVQWLRGRYLVEGPGHCAECHSPRNAIGVIRAGRRFSGGPNAEGTGYVPNITPDGTGIDYWLADDIARYLKQGVTPIGIRAGGDMRKVIHNTSQLTDADRLAIATYLKTVPAVDSPNPNLPAPNRTSQVVFLPPADTASAAASKLDALAAPAAELAKASPLYVVATKRFYLERPKVGATAPEDGKLLAAAELAVLERDGDWLKVRLHGWQQAGSESAIYARQGQRIMEAVVSAAAAARVVHGTTVRDAQTGQDWTPGDLTVWVRRDALATNLQTLWHYSDDLMSHTCAVCHARPDSEDFLANQWVGTLGAMRRFTSLDDDQYRLLLAWLQNHSKDVGPGVGSASR, encoded by the coding sequence ATGATGAAACGGGCGGGAGGCGGAAAACGGCTGGGCAGGCTCGTCGGCGTGCTCGTGGTGGGCGCGCTCGCGCTGTTCTGGGTGCTGACCTCGCCAGTCACGTGGCGCCTCACGCGGCCGCAGCGCGATGCCGTCAGCGCCGCGCCCGCCGATCTGCGCAACGGCAGGACCCTGTTCCTGGCCGGCGATTGCGCCACCTGCCATGCATCACCGAATCGGCACGACGATACGCTACTGGGCGGCGGCCGCACGCTCCGCACCGCGTTCGGCACGTTCCGCATGCCCAACATCTCGCCCGACGTGAAGGACGGCATCGGCGCCTGGACGCTCGATCAGTTCATCACCGCGATGCGCGAAGGGGTGCTGCCGGACAAGGGCAATGCCTATCCGGCGTTCCCGTACACGTCGTATCAGCACATGACGGCCGACGACCTGCGCGACCTGTTCGCCTATCTGAAGACGCTGCCGCCCGTGCCGGGGCGCCAGCCCGGCCACGACCTCCGGTTTCCGTTCTCGATCCGTCGCGGCATCGGCCTTTGGCGGCTCGCGTTCCTGTCGGGCCAGCCGCTGCCTGTCGAAGCCGGCAAGAGCGTGCAATGGCTGCGCGGCCGGTATCTCGTCGAAGGGCCGGGCCATTGCGCCGAATGTCATTCGCCGCGCAACGCGATCGGCGTGATTCGCGCCGGCCGGCGCTTCTCGGGCGGACCGAACGCGGAAGGCACGGGCTACGTGCCGAACATCACGCCGGACGGCACCGGCATCGACTATTGGTTGGCCGACGACATCGCACGCTATCTGAAGCAGGGCGTGACGCCGATCGGCATCCGCGCCGGCGGCGACATGCGGAAAGTGATCCACAATACCTCGCAGCTCACGGACGCCGACCGGCTCGCCATCGCCACCTATTTGAAGACAGTGCCGGCCGTCGATTCGCCGAATCCGAACCTGCCCGCACCGAACCGGACCAGTCAGGTCGTGTTCTTGCCGCCGGCCGACACCGCGAGCGCGGCCGCCTCGAAGCTCGACGCGCTGGCCGCGCCGGCCGCCGAACTGGCGAAGGCGAGCCCGCTCTACGTGGTTGCCACCAAGCGCTTCTATCTCGAACGACCGAAGGTCGGCGCGACCGCGCCGGAGGACGGCAAGCTGCTCGCCGCGGCCGAACTGGCCGTGCTCGAGCGAGACGGCGACTGGCTGAAGGTGCGGCTGCACGGCTGGCAGCAGGCCGGCTCGGAAAGCGCGATCTACGCGCGGCAAGGTCAGCGGATCATGGAGGCGGTGGTGTCGGCCGCCGCCGCGGCGCGGGTTGTGCATGGCACGACGGTGCGCGACGCGCAGACCGGCCAGGACTGGACGCCCGGCGACCTGACCGTCTGGGTGAGGCGCGACGCCCTGGCCACGAATCTCCAGACGCTCTGGCATTACAGCGACGACCTGATGAGCCATACCTGCGCGGTTTGCCACGCGCGGCCCGACAGCGAGGATTTCCTTGCCAACCAATGGGTCGGCACCCTCGGGGCGATGCGGCGCTTCACGTCGCTGGACGACGATCAATACCGCCTGCTGCTCGCCTGGCTGCAGAACCATTCGAAGGACGTCGGCCCCGGCGTCGGGAGTGCGTCGCGATGA
- a CDS encoding TorD/DmsD family molecular chaperone, producing the protein MTSEADEFRAFVVAWIAGLLAASPDADAVARYREPEAAALFDALALELDCAQAIATMRAVLVSDAAPREVALDLSVAHTRLFEGVHGTVAVPLCESAYTGTRWVDRAAHEVAALLRRVGLDVRGGEPPDHLCVELALFARLLRDGSADELAGLEARLRRWVPRFVADCRRADPGGFHGALATVLGALFAASPPPGGGPDGATGHAGDVAQACSRSCRSLANGGHHHAEGT; encoded by the coding sequence ATGACGAGCGAGGCGGACGAATTCCGCGCGTTCGTGGTGGCCTGGATCGCCGGGTTGCTGGCCGCTTCGCCCGATGCCGATGCCGTGGCGCGCTACCGTGAGCCCGAGGCCGCGGCGCTGTTCGATGCGCTCGCGCTCGAACTCGACTGCGCGCAGGCGATCGCCACGATGCGTGCCGTCCTGGTCAGCGATGCGGCGCCGCGCGAGGTGGCGCTCGACCTGTCGGTCGCGCACACGCGCCTGTTCGAGGGCGTGCACGGTACCGTGGCCGTGCCGCTCTGCGAGAGCGCGTACACCGGAACGCGCTGGGTCGATCGGGCCGCGCACGAGGTCGCCGCGCTGCTGCGGCGCGTCGGCCTGGACGTGCGCGGCGGCGAGCCGCCCGATCACCTGTGCGTCGAGCTGGCGCTGTTCGCGCGCCTGCTGCGCGATGGCAGCGCCGACGAACTCGCGGGGCTGGAGGCGCGATTGCGTCGCTGGGTGCCGCGCTTCGTCGCGGATTGCCGCCGTGCCGACCCGGGAGGCTTCCACGGCGCCTTGGCCACGGTGCTGGGCGCGCTGTTCGCCGCCTCGCCGCCGCCCGGCGGCGGGCCTGACGGCGCGACCGGCCACGCCGGCGACGTCGCGCAGGCGTGCTCGCGCAGCTGCCGCTCACTCGCAAACGGAGGGCATCACCATGCCGAAGGAACCTGA
- the torA gene encoding trimethylamine-N-oxide reductase TorA, with the protein MPKEPDSPLATGLSRRAFVKAAFATGLYGATAGFGLLEPCARAASAASSDDTRDVLTGSHWGAFRASVKNGLITGVKPWEGDPHPSHQLPGVIDSIYSPTRIRYPMVRRAWLEHGPGADVAGRGRGDFVRVSWDRALDLVANELRRVRGKYGAGGIYAGSYGWQSTGKLQPPRTLLARMMTVNGGFVGYSGDYSTGAAQVILPYVVGSIDVYEQPTVWPVVIDHTELMVFWGANPVSTNQIGWLVPDHAAYPAMEALRRKGTRVICIDPVRSETCRYFDAEWIAPRPQTDVAMMLGIAHTLYLEQRYDKAFLARYTTGFERFVPYLTGQSDQVPKDAEWASRICGVPAETIRGLARQFAAKRTMLAAGWSIQRQHHGEQAHWMLVTLASMLGQIGLPGGGYGFTYHYANGGSPAAKSPVLPGIDAGNARAVFKDAAARKIPVSRVVEMLNNPGKPFDFNGTRAIYPDVHLAYWAGGDPFAHHQDRNAMIAAWRKLDTFIVHDFQWTPTARHADIVLPAATPYERDDIEQIGDYSSTHILALHRVVPPLYEARSDYAIFAAICERLGTGKAFTEGRGEMDWIRLFYEAARVQARGMSMEMPVFEAFWNSNQALAFPIEAAARRFVRHQAFRDDPLLNALGTASGKIEIYSSAIERMHYDDCPPHPTWMEPIERLDGPGAKFPLHVVSPHPHSRLHSQLCGTMLRKTYTIRDREPCLMHPEDASARGIVDGDVIRVFNERGQILVGVKVTDTIRRGCLMIHEGGWFDPVEPGRPGSLCRYGDVNNLTVGIGTSRLAQGTCAHTAIADAEKFHGEPPVLDVFQAPEGA; encoded by the coding sequence ATGCCGAAGGAACCTGATTCGCCGCTCGCCACCGGCCTTTCGCGGCGCGCATTCGTCAAGGCGGCGTTCGCCACCGGCCTGTATGGCGCGACGGCCGGCTTCGGGCTGCTGGAGCCGTGCGCGCGCGCGGCGTCCGCGGCCTCGTCGGATGACACGCGTGACGTCCTGACGGGATCGCACTGGGGCGCCTTTCGCGCGAGCGTGAAGAACGGCCTCATTACCGGCGTGAAGCCCTGGGAGGGCGATCCGCATCCGTCGCATCAATTGCCGGGCGTGATCGACTCGATCTACTCGCCGACCCGGATCCGCTATCCCATGGTCCGGCGCGCGTGGCTCGAGCACGGGCCCGGCGCCGACGTCGCGGGCCGCGGGCGCGGCGACTTCGTGCGCGTCAGCTGGGATCGGGCGCTCGACCTGGTCGCCAACGAACTGCGGCGCGTGCGCGGCAAGTACGGCGCGGGCGGCATCTACGCGGGCTCATACGGCTGGCAATCGACGGGCAAGCTACAGCCGCCGCGCACGCTGCTCGCCCGCATGATGACCGTCAACGGCGGCTTCGTCGGCTACAGCGGCGATTATTCGACGGGCGCGGCCCAGGTCATCCTGCCTTATGTGGTGGGCTCGATCGACGTCTACGAGCAGCCGACCGTCTGGCCCGTGGTCATCGACCATACCGAGCTGATGGTGTTCTGGGGCGCCAATCCTGTCTCGACCAACCAGATCGGCTGGCTGGTGCCCGACCACGCCGCCTATCCGGCCATGGAAGCGCTGCGCAGGAAAGGCACGCGCGTGATCTGCATCGATCCCGTACGCAGCGAGACCTGCCGCTACTTCGATGCCGAGTGGATCGCGCCGCGCCCGCAGACCGATGTCGCGATGATGCTGGGCATCGCCCATACGCTGTATCTCGAGCAGCGCTATGACAAGGCGTTCCTCGCGCGCTACACGACCGGTTTCGAACGTTTCGTGCCCTACCTGACCGGCCAATCGGATCAGGTGCCGAAGGATGCCGAGTGGGCCTCGCGCATCTGCGGGGTGCCGGCCGAAACGATCCGCGGCCTCGCACGCCAGTTCGCCGCCAAGCGCACCATGCTTGCCGCCGGGTGGTCGATCCAGCGCCAGCATCACGGCGAGCAGGCGCACTGGATGCTCGTCACGCTCGCCAGCATGCTCGGCCAGATCGGCCTGCCCGGCGGCGGATACGGCTTCACCTATCACTACGCGAACGGCGGCAGCCCGGCGGCGAAGAGCCCGGTGCTGCCCGGCATCGACGCAGGCAACGCGCGCGCCGTGTTCAAGGACGCCGCCGCGCGCAAGATTCCCGTGTCGCGCGTGGTGGAGATGCTGAACAATCCCGGCAAGCCGTTCGACTTCAACGGCACGCGCGCGATTTACCCGGACGTTCACCTGGCCTACTGGGCGGGCGGCGATCCGTTCGCGCACCACCAGGATCGCAACGCGATGATCGCGGCATGGCGCAAGCTCGATACCTTCATCGTCCACGATTTCCAGTGGACCCCGACGGCACGCCATGCCGACATCGTGCTGCCCGCCGCGACACCCTACGAGCGCGACGACATCGAGCAGATTGGCGACTATTCGAGCACGCACATCCTCGCGCTGCATCGGGTCGTCCCGCCGCTCTACGAGGCGCGCAGCGATTACGCGATTTTCGCCGCGATCTGCGAGCGGCTCGGCACCGGCAAGGCGTTTACCGAGGGGCGCGGCGAGATGGATTGGATTCGCCTCTTCTACGAGGCGGCTCGCGTGCAGGCGCGCGGCATGTCGATGGAAATGCCGGTATTCGAGGCGTTCTGGAACAGCAACCAGGCGCTGGCGTTTCCGATCGAGGCCGCTGCCCGGCGCTTCGTGCGCCACCAGGCGTTCCGCGACGATCCGCTGCTCAACGCGCTTGGCACCGCCTCGGGGAAGATCGAGATCTACAGTTCGGCCATCGAGCGCATGCACTACGACGATTGCCCGCCGCATCCGACCTGGATGGAGCCGATCGAGCGGCTCGACGGGCCGGGCGCGAAGTTTCCGCTGCATGTCGTGAGCCCGCATCCGCACAGCCGTCTGCATTCGCAGCTGTGTGGCACGATGCTGCGCAAGACCTACACCATCCGCGATCGCGAGCCATGCCTGATGCATCCCGAGGACGCCTCCGCGCGGGGTATCGTGGACGGCGATGTGATTCGCGTGTTCAACGAGCGCGGCCAGATTCTGGTGGGCGTGAAGGTGACCGACACGATTCGCCGCGGCTGCCTGATGATCCACGAGGGCGGCTGGTTCGATCCCGTCGAGCCGGGCCGTCCCGGCAGCCTGTGCCGTTACGGTGACGTCAACAATCTGACGGTCGGCATTGGCACGTCGCGACTGGCGCAGGGCACCTGCGCCCATACGGCGATCGCCGACGCCGAGAAGTTTCACGGCGAGCCGCCGGTGCTCGACGTGTTTCAGGCGCCTGAGGGCGCATGA